A genomic window from Pseudogulbenkiania sp. MAI-1 includes:
- the ftsZ gene encoding cell division protein FtsZ, translating to MSTMVFEVMQETAQEAVIKVIGVGGGGCNAIDNMIDNNVRGVEFICANTDAQALKRNRASQKLQLGTNLTKGLGAGANPEVGRSAALEDRERIAEMLRGSNMVFVTAGMGGGTGTGAAPVVAEVARELGILTVGVVTRPFDHEGKRQKVAQNGIEDLKKHVDSLIVIPNEKLMEVLGEDVTMREAFRAADDVLKGAVAGIAEVITCPGLINVDFADVRTVMGEMGLAMMGSAYASGIDRARVAAEQAVASPLLDNITLEGARGVLVNISTAPGCLKMSEYREIMGIVRHYADEEAQIKFGTAEVEDMPEDTIRVTLIATGLGSKKAAPREERPEYIKIVKTGTDDRVGDTLNYDDFDTPAIMRQRGRRTPTSTDFSNPEVSESYDIPAFLRKQAD from the coding sequence ATGAGCACGATGGTATTCGAAGTGATGCAGGAGACCGCCCAAGAGGCGGTCATCAAGGTGATCGGCGTCGGCGGCGGCGGATGCAACGCCATCGACAACATGATCGACAACAATGTGCGCGGCGTCGAGTTCATCTGCGCCAACACCGACGCCCAGGCCTTGAAGCGCAACCGCGCGTCGCAGAAGCTGCAGCTGGGCACCAATCTGACCAAGGGCCTGGGCGCCGGCGCCAATCCGGAAGTGGGCCGCAGTGCCGCGCTGGAAGACCGCGAGCGCATCGCCGAGATGCTGCGCGGTTCCAATATGGTGTTCGTCACCGCCGGCATGGGCGGCGGCACCGGCACCGGGGCGGCCCCGGTGGTGGCCGAGGTGGCGCGCGAGCTGGGCATCCTGACCGTGGGCGTGGTGACGCGTCCGTTCGACCACGAGGGCAAGCGCCAGAAAGTGGCGCAGAACGGCATCGAGGACCTGAAGAAGCACGTCGATTCGCTGATCGTGATCCCCAACGAGAAGCTGATGGAAGTGCTGGGCGAAGACGTCACCATGCGCGAAGCGTTCCGCGCCGCCGACGACGTGCTCAAGGGCGCCGTGGCCGGCATCGCCGAAGTGATCACCTGCCCGGGCCTGATCAACGTCGACTTCGCCGACGTGCGCACCGTGATGGGCGAGATGGGCCTGGCGATGATGGGCTCCGCCTACGCTTCCGGTATCGACCGCGCCCGCGTCGCCGCCGAGCAGGCCGTGGCCAGTCCGCTGCTCGACAACATCACGCTGGAAGGCGCGCGCGGCGTGCTGGTGAACATCTCCACCGCGCCAGGTTGCCTGAAGATGAGCGAGTATCGCGAGATCATGGGCATCGTGCGCCACTACGCCGACGAGGAGGCGCAGATCAAGTTCGGCACCGCCGAGGTGGAAGACATGCCGGAAGACACCATCCGCGTGACACTGATCGCCACCGGCCTCGGCAGCAAGAAAGCCGCGCCGCGCGAAGAGCGCCCGGAGTACATCAAGATCGTCAAGACCGGCACCGACGACCGCGTCGGCGACACGCTGAACTACGACGACTTCGATACCCCGGCCATCATGCGCCAGCGCGGCCGCCGTACCCCGACCTCGACCGACTTCTCCAATCCGGAGGTGAGCGAGTCGTATGACATCCCGGCCTTCCTGCGCAAGCAGGCGGACTGA
- the ftsW gene encoding putative lipid II flippase FtsW, giving the protein MIAHSARRYAPITSFDEALGWAIALLLSISLVMVYSASIAYAEADAATQNRYYYLIRHMIFMTIGLCGGYLMFQIPTAFWQKYAGKIFIVGLVLLVLVLIPGIGRVVNGARRWIGLFVINLQPSEVMKLATVLYVADYTVRKSHKLHSLKEGFAPVFGAMVVVAFLLLREPDFGALMVVMSIAMGLLFLGGINMRIFTGLAGMAAVAVALLIVTSPYRLKRVLGFLDPWDDPYGKGYQLSHSLIAFGRGEWFGVGLGASVEKLFYLPEAHTDFIMAVIAEEFGFVGILVVIGLYAWIVRRAFHIGVESKKLERYYQALVAQGIGIWIGIQTFFNIGVNMGLLPTKGLTLPLMSFGGSAMLLNMVALAILLRVDFENRRIMRGYKV; this is encoded by the coding sequence ATGATCGCCCACAGCGCCCGCCGTTATGCCCCGATCACGTCGTTCGACGAGGCGCTGGGCTGGGCGATCGCGCTGTTGCTGTCGATCAGCCTGGTGATGGTGTACTCGGCGTCGATCGCCTATGCCGAGGCGGATGCGGCGACGCAGAACCGTTACTACTACCTGATCCGCCACATGATCTTCATGACCATCGGGCTTTGCGGTGGTTACCTGATGTTCCAGATCCCGACGGCGTTCTGGCAGAAGTACGCCGGCAAGATCTTCATCGTCGGACTGGTGCTGCTGGTGCTGGTGCTGATTCCGGGCATCGGCCGGGTGGTCAACGGTGCGCGGCGCTGGATCGGACTGTTCGTGATCAACCTGCAGCCGTCGGAAGTGATGAAGCTCGCCACCGTGCTGTACGTGGCCGACTACACGGTGCGCAAGTCGCACAAGCTGCACAGCCTCAAGGAAGGCTTCGCCCCGGTGTTCGGCGCCATGGTGGTGGTGGCCTTCCTGCTGTTGCGCGAGCCGGACTTCGGCGCGCTGATGGTGGTGATGAGCATCGCCATGGGTTTGCTGTTTCTCGGCGGCATCAACATGCGCATATTCACCGGGCTCGCCGGCATGGCGGCGGTGGCGGTGGCGCTGCTGATCGTCACCTCGCCGTACCGCCTGAAGCGGGTGCTGGGTTTTCTCGACCCGTGGGACGATCCCTACGGCAAGGGCTATCAGCTGTCGCACTCGCTGATCGCCTTCGGTCGCGGCGAATGGTTCGGCGTGGGGCTGGGGGCCAGCGTGGAGAAGCTGTTCTACCTGCCGGAGGCGCACACCGACTTCATCATGGCGGTGATCGCCGAGGAGTTCGGCTTCGTCGGCATCCTGGTGGTGATCGGGCTCTACGCCTGGATCGTGCGCCGGGCGTTCCACATCGGCGTGGAGTCGAAGAAGCTGGAGCGCTACTACCAGGCGCTGGTGGCGCAGGGCATCGGCATCTGGATCGGCATCCAGACCTTTTTCAACATCGGCGTGAACATGGGGTTGCTGCCGACCAAGGGCCTGACCCTGCCGCTGATGTCGTTCGGCGGCTCGGCGATGCTGTTGAACATGGTGGCGTTGGCGATCCTGCTGAGAGTGGATTTTGAAAATAGGCGAATTATGAGGGGCTATAAGGTTTAG
- the ftsA gene encoding cell division protein FtsA gives MLVGLDIGTSKIVAIVAEVLEDGQLNIIGMGQTPSRGLKRGMVVNIESTVQAIQRALEEAELMADCKIHEVFTGIAGSHIKSVNSHGMVAIKDREVMQMDIDRVIETARAVTIPPDHQVLHILTQEYSIDGQEGVREPLGMSGVRLEAKVHIVTGAVSAAQNVTKCVRRCGLETSDLVLQPMASALAVLSEDEKDLGVCLIDIGGGTTDIAVYANGAIRHTAVIPIAGDQITNDIAMALRTPTKEAEDIKIQHGVALVSLADPGQMIEVPGVGERGPRQMSRATLAEVIEPRVEELFQLVQQELRRSGFEEMLSSGVVLTGGASLMPGMVELAEEVFHLPVRIGVPKYVGGLAEVVKTPRFSTGVGLLLHGKEQIHSSYAGNKTESAGLGQMFSRMKAWFAGNF, from the coding sequence ATGCTGGTTGGCCTCGACATCGGCACGTCGAAGATCGTGGCGATCGTCGCGGAAGTCCTCGAGGACGGACAGCTCAACATCATCGGCATGGGGCAGACCCCGTCGCGCGGTCTGAAGCGCGGCATGGTGGTCAACATCGAGTCCACCGTGCAGGCCATCCAGCGCGCGCTGGAAGAGGCCGAACTGATGGCCGACTGCAAGATCCACGAGGTATTCACCGGCATCGCCGGCAGCCATATCAAGAGCGTCAACTCGCACGGCATGGTGGCGATCAAGGACCGCGAGGTGATGCAGATGGACATCGACCGGGTGATCGAGACCGCGCGCGCGGTGACGATTCCGCCCGATCACCAGGTGCTGCACATCCTGACTCAGGAATACAGCATCGACGGTCAGGAAGGCGTGCGCGAGCCGCTGGGCATGAGCGGCGTGCGGCTGGAGGCCAAGGTGCACATCGTCACCGGCGCGGTGTCGGCGGCACAGAACGTCACCAAGTGCGTGCGGCGTTGCGGGCTGGAGACCTCGGACCTGGTGCTGCAGCCGATGGCGTCGGCGCTGGCGGTGCTGTCCGAGGACGAGAAGGATCTCGGCGTGTGCCTGATCGACATCGGCGGCGGCACCACCGACATCGCGGTGTACGCCAACGGCGCGATCCGCCACACCGCGGTGATCCCGATCGCCGGCGACCAGATCACCAACGACATCGCCATGGCCTTGCGCACCCCGACCAAGGAGGCCGAGGACATCAAGATCCAGCACGGCGTGGCGCTGGTCAGCCTGGCCGATCCGGGCCAGATGATCGAAGTGCCGGGCGTGGGCGAGCGCGGGCCGCGCCAGATGTCGCGCGCGACGCTGGCCGAAGTGATCGAGCCGCGCGTAGAGGAACTCTTTCAATTGGTCCAGCAGGAGCTGCGCCGTTCCGGTTTCGAGGAAATGCTGTCGTCCGGCGTGGTGCTGACCGGCGGCGCCAGCCTGATGCCGGGCATGGTGGAACTGGCCGAAGAGGTGTTCCACCTGCCGGTGCGCATCGGCGTGCCGAAGTACGTCGGCGGCCTGGCCGAGGTGGTGAAGACGCCGCGCTTCTCCACCGGGGTCGGCCTGCTGCTGCACGGCAAGGAGCAGATTCACAGCAGCTACGCGGGGAACAAGACCGAGTCCGCCGGGCTCGGCCAGATGTTCTCGCGCATGAAGGCATGGTTTGCCGGCAATTTCTAA
- the mraY gene encoding phospho-N-acetylmuramoyl-pentapeptide-transferase, whose product MLLWLADWLSDYIRAFAVFNYVTLRAVMAALTSLGISLLMGPWVIRRLTELKVGQAVRTDGPQTHLVKSGTPTMGGTLILLAIGLTTLLWADWSNKYVWLLLAVLFGTGAIGFYDDWRKVVYRDPKGISARAKMFWQSAIAIGAGVFLITTAKLPASTEFIVPFFKNIVYPLGAVGFGVLTYFVIVGTSNAVNLTDGLDGLAALPTVLVAGALAIFAYVAGNVVFARYLGLPHIPGAHEVVVFCAAISGACLGFLWFNAYPAQVFMGDVGALALGAALGTVAVIVRQEIVLFIMGGLFVMEALSVMIQVASFKLTGKRVFRMAPLHHHYELKGWKETQVVVRFWIITMMLVLAGLSTLKLR is encoded by the coding sequence GTGCTGCTTTGGCTGGCCGATTGGCTGAGTGATTACATCCGGGCGTTTGCCGTCTTCAATTACGTCACCCTGCGCGCGGTGATGGCGGCGCTGACCTCGCTCGGCATTTCGCTGTTGATGGGGCCGTGGGTGATCCGCCGCCTGACCGAACTGAAAGTGGGGCAGGCGGTGCGCACCGACGGCCCGCAGACCCACCTGGTCAAATCCGGCACCCCGACCATGGGCGGCACGCTGATCCTGCTGGCGATCGGCCTGACCACGCTGCTGTGGGCCGACTGGAGCAACAAGTACGTCTGGCTGCTGCTGGCGGTACTGTTCGGCACCGGCGCCATCGGCTTCTACGACGACTGGCGCAAGGTGGTGTACCGCGACCCGAAAGGCATCTCGGCGCGCGCCAAGATGTTCTGGCAGTCGGCCATCGCCATCGGTGCCGGGGTGTTCCTGATCACCACCGCCAAGCTGCCGGCGTCGACCGAATTCATCGTGCCGTTCTTCAAGAACATCGTCTATCCGCTGGGGGCGGTCGGTTTCGGCGTGCTGACCTATTTCGTCATCGTCGGCACCTCCAACGCCGTCAACCTGACCGACGGCCTGGACGGCCTCGCGGCGCTGCCGACGGTGCTGGTGGCCGGCGCCCTGGCGATCTTCGCCTACGTGGCCGGCAACGTCGTGTTCGCCCGTTACCTCGGCCTGCCGCACATTCCCGGCGCGCACGAAGTGGTGGTGTTCTGCGCCGCGATTTCCGGCGCCTGCCTGGGCTTCCTGTGGTTCAACGCCTACCCCGCACAGGTGTTCATGGGCGACGTCGGCGCGCTGGCGCTGGGCGCCGCGCTCGGCACCGTGGCGGTGATCGTGCGCCAGGAGATCGTGCTGTTCATCATGGGCGGGCTGTTCGTGATGGAGGCGCTGTCGGTGATGATCCAGGTGGCCTCGTTCAAGCTCACCGGCAAGCGCGTGTTCCGCATGGCGCCGCTGCATCACCACTACGAGCTGAAGGGCTGGAAGGAGACGCAGGTGGTGGTGCGTTTCTGGATCATCACCATGATGCTGGTGCTGGCCGGCCTGTCCACCCTGAAACTGCGCTGA
- the murD gene encoding UDP-N-acetylmuramoyl-L-alanine--D-glutamate ligase — MRFANRHIVVVGLGDTGLSAARWLAAHGATVTVADSRDNPPNAATLAETLPGVTLKTGAFDETTFAGADMLVVSPGVAVATPAIAAFRRAGGEVVGDVELFARAIAGSGSKVIAITGSNGKSTVTSLVGHLCQQAGLDTVLAGNIGLPVLTALAEREASGKRPDVWVLELSSFQLETTVSLNADAATVLNISEDHLDRYADLLDYAHSKTAIFNGDGVQVLNRDDALVRAMVRPGHAQRWFSLKEAADYGLQEDAGRYWLTVAGQPVFDCAEMSLQGLHNAANALAALALTEAIGLPRAALLAGLRTFKGLAHRVEFVAEVNGVTYIDDSKGTNVGATEAALNGMTRPVVLIAGGDGKGQDFAPLKPACARIARAVVLIGRDAGKIRAALEGLTVPVLDCATLEEATRAAARLAQAGDVVLLSPACASLDMFRNYAHRAQVFIDSVHALAGGSAA, encoded by the coding sequence ATGCGCTTTGCCAACCGTCATATCGTCGTCGTCGGGCTCGGAGACACCGGCCTGTCCGCCGCGCGCTGGCTCGCCGCGCACGGCGCGACGGTCACCGTGGCCGACAGCCGCGACAACCCGCCCAACGCCGCGACCCTGGCCGAAACCCTGCCGGGCGTGACGTTGAAAACCGGTGCCTTCGACGAGACGACGTTCGCCGGCGCCGACATGCTGGTGGTGAGCCCCGGCGTGGCCGTGGCCACCCCGGCGATCGCCGCGTTCCGCCGCGCCGGCGGCGAGGTGGTGGGCGACGTCGAGCTGTTCGCACGCGCCATCGCCGGCTCGGGCAGCAAGGTCATCGCCATCACCGGCTCCAACGGCAAGAGCACCGTCACCAGCCTGGTCGGCCACCTGTGCCAGCAGGCCGGGCTCGACACGGTGCTGGCCGGCAACATCGGCCTGCCGGTGCTCACCGCGCTGGCCGAGCGCGAAGCCAGCGGCAAGCGGCCCGACGTGTGGGTGCTGGAGCTGTCGAGCTTCCAGTTGGAAACCACGGTGAGCCTCAACGCCGACGCCGCCACCGTGCTTAACATCTCCGAGGATCACCTCGACCGCTACGCCGACCTGCTCGACTACGCCCACAGCAAGACCGCCATCTTCAACGGCGACGGCGTGCAGGTGCTCAATCGCGACGACGCGCTGGTGCGCGCCATGGTCCGCCCCGGCCACGCCCAGCGCTGGTTCTCGCTGAAGGAAGCCGCCGATTACGGCCTGCAGGAGGATGCCGGGCGCTACTGGCTGACGGTGGCCGGGCAGCCGGTGTTCGACTGCGCCGAGATGAGCCTGCAGGGCCTGCACAACGCCGCCAACGCGCTGGCCGCGCTGGCGCTGACCGAGGCCATCGGCCTGCCGCGCGCCGCCCTGCTGGCGGGCCTTAGGACCTTCAAGGGTCTGGCGCACCGCGTCGAATTCGTCGCCGAGGTGAACGGCGTGACTTACATCGACGACTCCAAGGGCACCAACGTCGGCGCCACCGAGGCGGCGCTCAACGGCATGACCCGGCCGGTGGTGCTGATCGCCGGCGGCGACGGCAAGGGGCAGGATTTCGCGCCGTTGAAGCCGGCATGCGCGCGTATCGCCCGCGCCGTGGTGCTGATCGGCCGTGACGCCGGCAAGATCCGTGCTGCGCTGGAGGGCCTCACCGTGCCGGTACTCGACTGCGCCACGCTGGAAGAGGCCACGCGCGCGGCGGCCAGGCTGGCACAGGCCGGCGACGTGGTGCTGCTGTCGCCGGCCTGCGCCAGCCTCGACATGTTCAGGAACTATGCCCATCGCGCCCAGGTGTTCATCGACAGCGTGCACGCCCTGGCCGGAGGGAGTGCCGCATGA
- the murC gene encoding UDP-N-acetylmuramate--L-alanine ligase, producing MKHRVKHIHFVGIGGVGMCGIAEVLLNLGYTVSGSDMAESAATKRLTAQGAEVHFGHDAAYMQGADVVVTSTAVKADNPEVVEAKARHIPVIPRAMMLAELMRFKQGIAIAGTHGKTTTTSLTASVLAAAGLDPTFVIGGKLTAAGTNAKLGSGEFLVAEADESDASFLHLTPVMAVVTNIDADHMDTYEHSFDKLKQAFVDFLHRLPFYGRAVLCVDDANVREILPRVTKPVTTYGFADDADVQAVNVRAAGGQMHFDVVARNGNELRFPVVLNLPGRHNVLNALSAIAIGLECGAEVASIQQGLAEFAGVGRRFQRYGEVACPSGGHFTLVDDYGHHPVEMAATLAAVRGAFPDQRLVLAFQPHRYTRTRDLFEDFVKVLSTVDVLLLAEVYAAGEAPIVAADGRALSRAVRVTGKVEPLFVEAIADLPQAILDTVRDGDVVITMGAGSIGAVPGKLAAQH from the coding sequence ATGAAACACAGAGTCAAACATATTCATTTCGTCGGCATCGGCGGTGTCGGCATGTGCGGCATCGCCGAGGTGCTGCTGAACCTCGGCTACACCGTGTCCGGTTCCGACATGGCGGAGAGTGCCGCCACCAAACGCCTCACGGCGCAGGGTGCCGAGGTGCATTTCGGTCACGACGCCGCCTACATGCAGGGCGCCGACGTGGTGGTGACCTCGACCGCGGTTAAGGCCGACAACCCCGAGGTGGTGGAAGCCAAGGCGCGCCACATCCCGGTGATCCCGCGCGCCATGATGCTGGCTGAGCTGATGCGCTTCAAGCAGGGCATCGCCATCGCCGGCACCCACGGCAAGACCACCACCACCAGCCTGACGGCCTCGGTGCTGGCCGCGGCCGGGCTCGATCCGACCTTCGTCATCGGCGGCAAGCTGACCGCCGCCGGCACCAACGCCAAGCTCGGTTCCGGCGAGTTCCTGGTGGCCGAGGCCGACGAGTCGGACGCCTCGTTCCTGCATCTGACGCCGGTGATGGCGGTGGTGACCAATATCGACGCCGACCACATGGATACCTACGAGCACAGCTTCGACAAGCTCAAGCAGGCCTTCGTCGACTTCCTGCACCGCCTGCCGTTCTACGGCCGCGCCGTGCTGTGCGTCGACGACGCCAACGTGCGCGAGATCCTGCCGCGCGTGACCAAGCCGGTGACCACCTACGGCTTTGCCGACGATGCCGACGTGCAGGCGGTCAACGTGCGTGCCGCCGGCGGCCAGATGCATTTCGACGTGGTGGCCAGAAACGGCAACGAGCTGCGCTTCCCGGTGGTGCTCAACCTGCCGGGGCGCCACAACGTGCTGAACGCCTTGTCGGCCATCGCCATCGGCCTGGAGTGCGGCGCCGAGGTGGCGTCGATCCAGCAGGGCCTGGCCGAATTCGCCGGCGTGGGCCGGCGCTTCCAGCGCTACGGCGAGGTGGCCTGTCCGTCCGGCGGGCACTTCACGTTGGTCGACGATTACGGCCACCATCCGGTGGAAATGGCCGCCACGCTGGCGGCGGTGCGCGGCGCCTTCCCGGACCAGCGCCTGGTGCTGGCGTTCCAGCCGCACCGCTACACCCGCACCCGCGACCTGTTCGAGGACTTCGTCAAGGTGCTGTCGACAGTGGACGTGCTGCTGCTGGCCGAGGTCTACGCCGCCGGCGAGGCGCCGATTGTCGCCGCCGACGGCCGCGCGCTGTCCCGCGCCGTGCGCGTCACCGGCAAGGTCGAGCCGCTGTTCGTCGAGGCCATCGCGGACCTGCCGCAGGCCATCCTCGACACGGTGCGCGACGGCGACGTGGTGATCACGATGGGGGCCGGCTCGATCGGCGCGGTACCGGGCAAGCTCGCGGCTCAACACTGA
- the murG gene encoding undecaprenyldiphospho-muramoylpentapeptide beta-N-acetylglucosaminyltransferase, translating into MTKRTVMVMAGGTGGHIFPGLAVAHELQARGWTVFWLGAAGGMETRLVPQHGFAIETVTIGGLRGNGLKRWLLLPFTLTAALAKTTAVIFRRRPDIAVGFGGYTGFPGGLMSRFFWKPLVIHEQNSVAGLTNKLLARIANRTLFAFPSAFPGQGGLVGNPVRAEIAAVAAPQQRFAGRSGPLRLLVVGGSLGAKVFNDTLPQALAQIPPERRPLVVHQAGAKQIEALKDNYAKAGVSADCRAFIDDMAAEYAVADLVICRAGALTVAELAAVGVGSVLVPYPYAVDDHQTGNARYLADAGAARLLPQSELSVAGLVELLTQLTREDCLAMASKARELAIVDAAQRVADVCEALVQE; encoded by the coding sequence ATGACGAAGCGAACGGTAATGGTGATGGCTGGTGGCACCGGGGGGCATATTTTCCCGGGCCTGGCCGTGGCGCACGAACTGCAGGCCCGAGGCTGGACGGTGTTCTGGCTCGGCGCTGCCGGCGGCATGGAAACCCGCCTGGTGCCCCAGCACGGTTTCGCCATCGAGACGGTGACGATCGGCGGCCTGCGCGGCAACGGCCTCAAGCGCTGGCTGCTGTTGCCGTTCACGCTGACGGCGGCGCTCGCCAAGACCACGGCGGTCATCTTCCGGCGCCGCCCGGATATCGCGGTCGGTTTCGGCGGTTATACCGGTTTCCCCGGCGGGTTGATGAGCCGGTTTTTTTGGAAGCCGCTGGTGATCCACGAGCAGAACTCGGTGGCCGGCCTGACCAACAAGCTGCTGGCCCGCATCGCCAACCGCACCTTGTTCGCCTTCCCCAGCGCGTTTCCCGGCCAGGGCGGGCTGGTAGGCAACCCGGTGCGCGCCGAGATCGCCGCCGTGGCGGCGCCGCAGCAGCGTTTTGCTGGGCGTAGCGGCCCGTTGCGCCTGCTAGTGGTGGGCGGCAGCCTGGGCGCCAAGGTGTTCAACGACACGCTGCCGCAGGCGCTGGCGCAGATCCCGCCCGAACGGCGGCCGCTGGTGGTGCATCAGGCCGGCGCCAAGCAGATCGAAGCCTTGAAGGACAACTATGCCAAGGCGGGGGTGAGCGCGGATTGCCGTGCCTTCATCGACGACATGGCGGCCGAGTATGCCGTCGCCGACCTGGTGATCTGCCGTGCCGGCGCGCTGACCGTGGCCGAGCTGGCGGCGGTGGGGGTGGGCAGCGTGCTGGTGCCGTACCCGTACGCGGTGGACGATCACCAGACTGGCAACGCGCGCTACCTGGCTGACGCCGGCGCCGCGCGGCTGTTGCCGCAGAGCGAGCTCAGCGTGGCCGGACTGGTGGAGCTGTTGACGCAACTGACGCGCGAGGACTGTCTGGCCATGGCCAGCAAGGCGCGCGAACTGGCCATCGTCGATGCGGCGCAGCGCGTCGCCGACGTGTGCGAGGCCCTGGTACAAGAATGA
- a CDS encoding D-alanine--D-alanine ligase: protein MKQYGKVAVMMGGTSAEREVSLMSGGGVLKALQSQGVDAHAFDPAEKPLSALKDEGFERVFIALHGPFGEDGTLQGALETMGVPYTGCGVMASAIGMDKWRTKLLWQGAGLPIPAFVLLADDSDFAAVEAELGLPLFVKPATEGSSIGVTKVKHPGELRAAYEEARRYDKLVIAEAFVGGGEYTCAIIGDKALPTIKIEPATEFYDYQAKYFRDDTVYRCPSGLAPEVEQRARELALTAFNVLGGRGWGRVDFLMDEAGGIYLLEVNTAPGMTSHSLVPMAARVEGLSYEELCLAILDMAHVG, encoded by the coding sequence ATGAAGCAGTACGGAAAAGTGGCAGTGATGATGGGCGGTACCTCGGCCGAGCGCGAGGTGTCGCTGATGAGCGGCGGCGGCGTGCTCAAGGCGCTGCAGAGCCAAGGCGTGGACGCGCACGCCTTCGACCCGGCCGAGAAGCCGCTCTCGGCGCTGAAGGATGAGGGCTTCGAGCGCGTGTTCATCGCGCTGCACGGCCCGTTCGGCGAGGACGGCACGCTGCAGGGCGCGCTCGAGACCATGGGTGTGCCGTACACCGGCTGCGGTGTGATGGCCTCGGCCATCGGCATGGACAAGTGGCGCACCAAGCTGCTGTGGCAGGGCGCCGGCCTGCCGATCCCGGCCTTCGTGCTGCTCGCCGACGACAGCGATTTCGCCGCAGTGGAAGCCGAACTCGGCCTCCCGCTGTTCGTCAAGCCGGCCACCGAAGGCTCCAGCATCGGCGTGACCAAGGTGAAGCATCCGGGCGAGCTGCGCGCCGCCTACGAAGAGGCGCGCCGCTACGACAAGCTGGTGATCGCCGAGGCCTTCGTCGGTGGCGGCGAGTACACCTGCGCCATCATCGGCGACAAGGCGCTGCCGACCATCAAGATCGAGCCGGCCACCGAGTTCTACGACTACCAGGCCAAGTACTTCCGCGACGACACGGTGTACCGCTGCCCGTCCGGTCTGGCGCCGGAGGTGGAGCAGCGTGCGCGCGAACTGGCGCTGACCGCCTTCAATGTACTGGGCGGCCGCGGCTGGGGCCGGGTGGACTTCCTGATGGACGAGGCCGGCGGCATCTACCTCTTGGAGGTGAACACCGCGCCCGGCATGACCAGCCACAGCCTAGTGCCGATGGCGGCGCGGGTCGAGGGCCTGAGTTACGAGGAGCTGTGTCTGGCGATTCTGGACATGGCCCATGTGGGATAA
- a CDS encoding cell division protein FtsQ/DivIB, protein MWDNHRALRTLANGLLGGSVMMVLYAAGFWLTHSPVFPVKKIQIQGQMKRVTPEQLRFIAEHELSGTFFTLDIDKTRAAFGKLPWVREAQVRRQWPDTLQIEVEEHVAIARWGENGLVNTRGEWFDAASDQPLPVLYGPAGAQKDMVVMLAALRPILQPAGLKPQRLWLSPRRAWRVEMDNGVQVELGRGEVEKRAAVFAAHWKGTLAVLPYRIESVDMRYPNGFAVRMPDYKAPPAQIQKH, encoded by the coding sequence ATGTGGGATAACCACCGGGCGCTCAGGACCCTGGCGAATGGGCTGCTGGGGGGCTCGGTGATGATGGTGCTGTACGCGGCAGGATTCTGGCTCACCCATTCGCCGGTGTTCCCGGTGAAGAAGATCCAGATCCAGGGCCAGATGAAGCGGGTGACGCCGGAGCAGTTGCGCTTCATTGCGGAACACGAGCTGTCCGGCACGTTCTTTACGCTGGACATCGACAAGACCCGGGCGGCGTTCGGCAAGCTGCCCTGGGTGCGCGAGGCCCAGGTGCGGCGCCAGTGGCCGGACACGCTGCAGATCGAGGTGGAAGAGCACGTGGCGATCGCCCGCTGGGGCGAGAACGGTCTGGTCAACACCCGCGGCGAATGGTTCGACGCCGCCAGCGACCAGCCGCTGCCGGTGCTGTACGGCCCGGCCGGGGCGCAGAAGGACATGGTCGTGATGCTGGCGGCGCTGAGGCCGATCCTGCAGCCGGCCGGCTTGAAACCGCAGCGCCTCTGGCTGTCGCCGCGCCGGGCGTGGCGGGTGGAGATGGATAACGGCGTGCAGGTGGAACTGGGACGCGGCGAAGTGGAAAAACGCGCCGCCGTGTTCGCCGCGCACTGGAAGGGGACGCTGGCCGTGCTGCCGTACCGCATCGAGAGCGTGGACATGCGTTACCCCAATGGATTCGCCGTGCGGATGCCCGATTACAAGGCGCCGCCGGCTCAGATACAGAAGCATTAA